The following coding sequences lie in one Nycticebus coucang isolate mNycCou1 chromosome 18, mNycCou1.pri, whole genome shotgun sequence genomic window:
- the PRR15L gene encoding proline-rich protein 15-like protein, with protein sequence MAEVGWWKLTFLRKKKSTPKVLYEIPDTYAQTEGGTEPPGPGAGGPDGNFNTRLEKIVDKSTKGKHVKVSNSGRFKEKNKVRATLAENPGLFDRREGKGQ encoded by the coding sequence ATGGCTGAAGTTGGTTGGTGGAAGCTGACCTTCCTCCGGAAAAAGAAATCCACTCCTAAGGTGCTGTATGAGATCCCTGACACCTACGCCCAAACGGAGGGAGGTACAGAGCCGCCGGGGCCTGGTGCTGGGGGCCCTGACGGCAACTTTAACACCCGTCTGGAGAAGATTGTGGACAAGAGCACAAAGGGCAAGCACGTGAAAGTCTCCAATTCAGGCCGCTTCAAGGAGAAGAACAAAGTTCGAGCGACACTGGCAGAGAACCCCGGC